Genomic DNA from bacterium:
TAAAAGCCCTGTGACAAGAAGGAGAAAGGCAACCCTAATCGGGCTTTCAAACAATTTCTCTAGTGTATCTTTAAATAAAGCTCCAATGACGCCGCTGGGAATCATTGCTACAATAATAAGAAGTCCTAACCTTGCCTCATCATCCCTTTTAAGTTTAAAGAGGGATATGGTGATATTTTTAATTTTTGAAAACCAAAAGATAATTACGGCAAACAGGGTTCCCAAATGAAGGCAAACATCAAAAAAAATAGGGGGAAAAGGAATTTTTAAAAGAGAAGGAATAATAACAAGATGGGCGCTGGAGCTAATGGGAAAAAACTCAGTAAGCCCCTGAACAATTCCTAATATTATGCTCTCAAAAAGAGACATTATTCAGATAAAATTTTGTTCCTTACTTCACTTGAGGGAGAAGCAACAATAACAATATCAACCCTTCGGTTGAAGGGAGAATAGATGTCCTTAACACATGGTTTAGAATCCCCATAACCAACAATGGAAAACCTCTTTTTATATATTTCAAAGGAAGAAGGGGAAAGGTCTTTTTCTGCTTTTTTAAAGAAATATTCCCGAACCGCATTTGCCCTTTTTATGGAAAGCTCCCAATTTGAGGAAAATTCCTCTGTTTTAATAGGGTTTGCATCTGTGTGCCCTTCAATCCTTATCTCATTAGGTATCTTTTCTATAAATTTCCCAATTCTATTAAGCTCAAAGCTAAATTTTTCCGAAAGCCTTGCAGAGCCTTGCTCAAACATAATATCAGAAAGCCTAAAGAGCATTCCCTTTCTTGTCTGGATTGTCTTTACCCTCTCTTTGGTTACCTCATCCTTATATCCCCTTGCCACAGGAACCTTATATCCTTCCTCAGGAAACTCAACCTGGGCACCACTTTTTTCTGGAAAAACGCTTCCTAAGGGGCCAGGCATTATTGACTCCTCCCTGGTTCCGGTAAATAAAGAAAATATCCTTGAGAAGGCAACCCTCACTGCATTGTATCTTGATTCACCAATCGCAGAATTAGAGACAAGGATAATGAATACACCGAGGAGGAGGGTAATCATATCGGCATAGGTGATTAGCCACCTTAAGCCTCCTGCTGTTTCACATTTTGCCTCTTCCTTTTTCTTCTTTCTTGCCATTTTATTCCAAAATCACAATGTCTATCCGATTATTTTTAGGGTTTGCTGGGTTTGATAAAATAGCGGGTTTTGTATCAGCAAAGGAAGAAATCCTAAACCTTTTTTTATCCAATCCCCTTTCTGTAAGATACTNNNNNNNNNNNNNNNNNNNNNNNNNNNNNNNNNNNNNNNNNNNNNNNNNNNNNNNNNNNNNNNNNNNNNNNNNNNNNNNNNNNNNNNNNNNNNNNNNNNNCTATCCTGAAGGCTTATCTTTATTCCATCCTGGGTGGGAAGGATGCGAACTAAGCCAAGTGTCTTTTCTTCCTTAAATCCATGCTCAATCTGTTCAATGTATCTTTGCTTGAAGACAGAGACACCTGATATTCTATATCCCATCATCTCAGAGGATGTCTTCTTTATCTCCCCCTTTTCTGGTCTTTTCTCACCACCTCCCTCAAAGATGGAGAATACCCTTGAGAATGCGGTTGCCATTGCCTTGAATTTGCTCTCTGAAATCCCACCTGATGAGCAGAGGATAATAAATACACCGAGAAGGAGGGTAATCATATCTGCATATGTGATAAGCCATCTTAAGCCACCAGCTGTTTCACACTTTACCTCTTCCTTCTCTTTTTCTTTCTTTTTTTCTGGCTCTGGTGCCTCCTTTTTTTTCTCTGCCATTATTCCTTCTTTGCCTTAACAGGATAGGTCTTTGGTGAGAAGAATGCCCTAAGTCTTTCCTCAAGAATCCTTGGGTTATCTCCAGCCT
This window encodes:
- a CDS encoding flagellar motor protein MotB, translated to MARKKKKEEAKCETAGGLRWLITYADMITLLLGVFIILVSNSAIGESRYNAVRVAFSRIFSLFTGTREESIMPGPLGSVFPEKSGAQVEFPEEGYKVPVARGYKDEVTKERVKTIQTRKGMLFRLSDIMFEQGSARLSEKFSFELNRIGKFIEKIPNEIRIEGHTDANPIKTEEFSSNWELSIKRANAVREYFFKKAEKDLSPSSFEIYKKRFSIVGYGDSKPCVKDIYSPFNRRVDIVIVASPSSEVRNKILSE
- a CDS encoding flagellar motor protein MotB; translated protein: MAEKKKEAPEPEKKKEKEKEEVKCETAGGLRWLITYADMITLLLGVFIILCSSGGISESKFKAMATAFSRVFSIFEGGGEKRPEKGEIKKTSSEMMGYRISGVSVFKQRYIEQIEHGFKEEKTLGLVRILPTQDGIKISLQD